TGGGTTTCGGTGGATGAACGGGCAGCCGGAGGTCAGGAGGCGGGCGGCGCGTCGGATCCCGGCGCGGGCGACGCGTCCGAACCCGGCGCGGACGCCGCGTCAGCGAGCTCCGGCTCGTGTGCCCACGTCGGAGCGAGTGCGCGGATGCGTGCCGCGCGCCACTGCCACGCCGCCCAGAGGCCCGGCCAGAGCACCGGCGCGGCCGCCCCGCCGATGACGAGGCGGTCGCGCCACAGGGTCTTCGTCGGGTCGCCGGGCGCCGGTGACACCGCCATCTGGTGGTCCCAGACGTCGAGGGCCGCAAGCGGCCCGGAGATCGGGATGCCGCTGTCGCGGAAGATGCGGATCGGCCCGTCCGGGCCCTTCAACGTCCGGTCGCTCGCGTGGATGATCTGGCGGCCGAGCGACACCCGCCCGCCGAGGCTCATCTCGACCCCGACCTCCGCTCCCGGCTCCCAGGCGGTCGGCAGGACGTCGGGTTCGAGGGGTGCCAGCTGCACCAGGGGGCCGTACAGTTCGGCGACCGCACGCGGGGAGTGCAGCGCCCGCCAGGCGGCATCCGCATCGCAGTCGATGACGAGCTTGAGCATGATCCGCATGTGCCCACTCTGTCATTCCGCACCGCCCGGCTCGCCCGTTTAGGCTGACGGAATGGCCTCGCCCTTCGATCAATCCCGGTATCAAGTGCGTCTGGACTGGGGGCTCGACGCCCTCGCGCGCCTCGCACCCGCCGACATCGTGGTCGTCGTCGACGTGCTCCGCTTCTCCAGCACGGTGATCGACGCGGTCGAGCGAGGCGAGGAGATGATGCTGGATGACGCGGCCTTCGCCGTGTCACTCAACGGCGCCCGGGTCGCCGCGGCCGCAGCCGCCGCCGCAGGCCCCGACCAGACCGGCCCCCACGCGGTCGAGGACGAACCGTCCGGCCCGGTCGTGCTCCTCGCGGGACTGCGCAACGCCTCCGCCGTCGCTCAGGCGATCGCCGATGAGCAGGAGCGCCGTGGCCGCCGCACCTCGATCTCGATCATCCCCGCCGGCGAGCGCGGTCACGGCGGGGCGCCGCTGCGCTTCGCCGTCGAGGATCTCCTCGGCGCCGGCGCCGTCATCGACGCCCTCACCACCCGGGGGATCGACCACTCCTCGCCCGAGGCCGCCACGGCGGGCGAAGCGTTCCGCGGCCTCCGCGGCGCCGTGCGTCACCTCCTCACCGCGAGCGGCTCGGGGCAGGAACTCATCGAGAAAGACCTGCGGCCAGACGTCGTCCGCGCCGCCGAGATCGACGCCTCAGACGCGGTGCCGATCGTGCGCGGGCCCCGCATCGTCGGGCTCTGACGCGCGCGAAGCAGCATCCGCTCGCGGTGTCATCGCCGCCAGCCGGGTCGCAGCCGAGATCTCGCGTCGCGTCCAGGTGAACAGATGACGGCGGTCGAAATGCGGCGCGCACGCGACGCACGACGTCGCCCGCGGCGGGCGCCGATGCCGGTACGCGGTGTGCCCGGCGGGGCACACCCCCACCCACGGCGCGAGCTCGACGGCAGTCTCGCCGTCGTGGGTCGTTCCCCCGACGTAGCCCAGACTTCGCGCGATGCGCTTCCACTCGGCGCCGTGTCCGGCCGCCGGCCCGGCGAGGGCGTGGGCCACCTCGTGCAGCAGCGTCTGGTGATTGGTGTCGTCGTCGTACCGCGCCGACAGGTAGCGCGAGACGCTGATGCGTTTGCGCCGGAAGTCGCAGAGGCCGGCACGCCGCTTGGCGTTGTCGAAGCCGAAGGACCAGGAGGGATCGAGGTGCTGCCGGATCAGCGCGGTCGCCCAGACGCGCACACGTTCAGGTTCTGACATACCCGAGACGGTAGAACGTACCTACGACACTCAGCTCGCGACCGACGACCGCATGCGCCGCCGCTCGGACGCGTCGATCGCCAACAGCGTCGATTCGAGCTGATCGTCGGGAGCCCCCGACTCCTGCCGGAGGAACAGCGCGCGCTTGAAGTCGGTGCGCGCGGCGTCGTAGTCCTCGCCGTCGTAGCGGGTCTTGCCGCGGTGCTGGTAGGCGAAGGCCGCGATTCCCGACCAGCCCTGGCCGTCGGCCTCTTCGGCGCACGCGGTGAGTTCCTGCTCGGCGGCGGCGAGCTGTCCGCGCACCTGCAGCACGGTGGCATGGAGGATCCGGGCGCGCAGCAGGTCTTTGCGTGTCCCCGCCATCCGCGCCACGCGCACCGACTGCTCCGAGAGCACCAGCGCGTCATCGAGTCGATCGAGCACCTTCAGCAGCCACACGCGCTCCAGGAGCGCCGGCAGGCTCCGCTGCTCGCCGATCTCGTCCAGGCGCCCCTCGCAGCGGACAGGGTCGACCTGCTCCCGCAGGGTGTCGGGGTCGTATCCCAGGATGTAGCTCATGATCGACTCCTTCCACGCTCGAGGGTCCCGCGCCCACGCTCCCCCAGTCTGCGCGACCGCGGCGCCGGCGCCGGCGTGGCACGCCGCAGGGCGGCATCCGGATCGGAATTCACCGTTCGAAGACGGATGCCGCGGGCTTGGGCGACGGCGTCGCGTCGCCGTCGGTCGCGATGCGCGCGCCGCGCACGAACTCGACGATCTCCTCGCCCTCGGCCACCTTCGCGGGGTGAGGGCCAGCGGCCATCAGCCGCGGCAGCCACTGGGTCGGAAGGGGCGTGGGCGAGGCGGCGACCACGAGGTTGCCGAACCGGCGACCCTTCAGCGTCTGCACCTCGGCCAGCACGATGACGTGGGGGAGCACCTCGCGCACCGTCGCCACCTGACGACGGGCGAAGGCGAGCCCCGCCCCGTCGGCGACATTGATCAGCAGCACGCCGTCGGACGCGAGGAGGGCGGCGGCCTCGCGGTAGAACTCCACCGTCGTCAGGTGCGCCGGGGTCTGCGCGCCGGCGTAGACGTCGGAGACGAGCACGTCGACGGCGCCGACCAGGGCGCGCGGAAGCCGGGCCAGGCCCCGTCGGGCGTCGCCGATCCGCACCCGGATCGCCGCGCCGCGCGGAAGGGGCAGATGCTCGCGCACGAGCTCGACCAGGGGCTGCTCGAGCTCGATGACCTGCTGGCGCGACCCCGGCCGGGTCGCCTCGATGTACCGCGGCACCGTCAGCGCGCCGGCCCCCAGGTGCACGGCGGTGAGGGGCTGACCCGGGAGCTTCAGACGATCGATCACCGCCGCCATCCGCGACACGTACTCGAAGTGCAGGTGCGTGGGGTCGTCGAGGTCGACGTGCGACTGCGGAGTGCCGTCGACGATGAGCTCCCAGCCGGTGTCGTACTCCGACGGCGCGATCGTCGCCAGCGTGCCGTCACCGAGCCTCGCCGAGGGTCGCACCTGTTCCACCCGAGCGCGCGCCATGGCTCAACGCTAGTCCGCGGCATCCCCTCCTCCTCCCCCGGCCGTCGAAACAGAATCGCAACCTCACCGTGACCATCCGCGCGACGGCGCGCGGGTACGGTCGAGGGATCACACTCCGTGGGCCGGTGCTGTCACACACATCGCTGTGCTCGCGACCCGAAAGGGACCCTCAAAAAGGAAGGTGCAGTACACGATGCTTCACTCAACGAGAAAGCGCCTGCTCGCCGGCGCTGCCGCCCTCGCCATCGGATCGCTGATCCTGACGGCCTGCGCGAGCCAGCGCGAGGAGGGCGGCGGAAGCGAGGAGCCGAGCGACGTCGACTCGACGTTCATCTTCGGCGCCTCCGGTGACGTGTCGAGCCTGGATCCGGCGTTCGCCAGCGACGGCGAATCGTTCCGCGTCTCCCGGCAGATCTTCGAAGGCCTCGTGGGCGTCGAGCCCGGGACGGCCGACCCCGCGCCGCTCCTGGCCAGCAGCTGGGAGCAGTCCGAGGACGGACTGAGCTACACCTTCACCCTCGAGGAAGGCGTCACCTTCCACGACGGCACCCCCTTCAACGCCGAAGCGGTGTGCTTCAACTTCGACCGCCAGAACAACTTCACCGGCATCGCCCAGAGCGAGAGCCTGTCGTACTACTGGGGCAAGCTCATGCGCGGCTACGCCGACACGGGCACCTCGATCTACGGCGGGTGCGAGCCGAACGGTGACACCGAGGTCACCGTCACGCTGACCGAGCCGTTCGCCGGGTTCATCCCCGCGCTGTCGCTGCCCGCCTTCGCGATGCAGAGCCCGACCGCGCTGGAGGAGTACGGCGCCGATGACGTCGGCGGCACCTCCGAGGCCCCGACCCTCAGCGAGTACGCCACGGGGCACCCGACCGGCACCGGTCCGTTCCAGTTCGAGTCGTGGGACCCGGGCAGCACCACCACCCTCACCGCCTACGAGGACTACTGGGGCGAGCAGGGCGTCGTCGAGGAGATCATCTTCCAGGTGATCGGCGACACCACCGCGCGGCGCCAGGCGCTGGAATCCGGCAGCATCGACGGCTACGACCTCGTCGCCCCCGCCGACCTCGGCGCGCTGGAAGAGGCGGGCTTCACCCTCATCAACCGCGACCCGTTCAACGTGCTCTACCTCGGCATGAACCAGGCCGTTCCCGAGCTGGCCGATGAGCGCGTCCGCCAGGCGATCGCCCACGCGATCGACAAGGAGCAGCTGATCACCCAGGTGCTCCCCGAGGGCACCGAGGT
The Microbacterium sp. SLBN-154 DNA segment above includes these coding regions:
- a CDS encoding spermidine synthase, translated to MARARVEQVRPSARLGDGTLATIAPSEYDTGWELIVDGTPQSHVDLDDPTHLHFEYVSRMAAVIDRLKLPGQPLTAVHLGAGALTVPRYIEATRPGSRQQVIELEQPLVELVREHLPLPRGAAIRVRIGDARRGLARLPRALVGAVDVLVSDVYAGAQTPAHLTTVEFYREAAALLASDGVLLINVADGAGLAFARRQVATVREVLPHVIVLAEVQTLKGRRFGNLVVAASPTPLPTQWLPRLMAAGPHPAKVAEGEEIVEFVRGARIATDGDATPSPKPAASVFER
- a CDS encoding ABC transporter substrate-binding protein; its protein translation is MLHSTRKRLLAGAAALAIGSLILTACASQREEGGGSEEPSDVDSTFIFGASGDVSSLDPAFASDGESFRVSRQIFEGLVGVEPGTADPAPLLASSWEQSEDGLSYTFTLEEGVTFHDGTPFNAEAVCFNFDRQNNFTGIAQSESLSYYWGKLMRGYADTGTSIYGGCEPNGDTEVTVTLTEPFAGFIPALSLPAFAMQSPTALEEYGADDVGGTSEAPTLSEYATGHPTGTGPFQFESWDPGSTTTLTAYEDYWGEQGVVEEIIFQVIGDTTARRQALESGSIDGYDLVAPADLGALEEAGFTLINRDPFNVLYLGMNQAVPELADERVRQAIAHAIDKEQLITQVLPEGTEVATQFMPDSVIGWNPDVATYEYDPEQAQALLAEAGFDESNPLTITFNYPVNISRPYMPNPEQIFTNLQSQLEAVGIVLNPVSNEWGEYLDLIQGGSEHGIHLLGWTGDYNDPDNFVGTFFGAPSNEWGFDNGEIFSALTTGRGLATAEEQESAYADANAQIMEFLPGIPLAHPVPTLVFDERVTSYPASPVQDEVYNLVELSE
- a CDS encoding 2-phosphosulfolactate phosphatase, yielding MASPFDQSRYQVRLDWGLDALARLAPADIVVVVDVLRFSSTVIDAVERGEEMMLDDAAFAVSLNGARVAAAAAAAAGPDQTGPHAVEDEPSGPVVLLAGLRNASAVAQAIADEQERRGRRTSISIIPAGERGHGGAPLRFAVEDLLGAGAVIDALTTRGIDHSSPEAATAGEAFRGLRGAVRHLLTASGSGQELIEKDLRPDVVRAAEIDASDAVPIVRGPRIVGL
- a CDS encoding SprT-like domain-containing protein; the protein is MSEPERVRVWATALIRQHLDPSWSFGFDNAKRRAGLCDFRRKRISVSRYLSARYDDDTNHQTLLHEVAHALAGPAAGHGAEWKRIARSLGYVGGTTHDGETAVELAPWVGVCPAGHTAYRHRRPPRATSCVACAPHFDRRHLFTWTRREISAATRLAAMTPRADAASRASEPDDAGPAHDRHRV